GAGGTCTTGGAAATGGAATCCGCAAAGCACAAGATCGCCTCTTGTTGAGACCGCGGCCGACAGAAAATACAAGTGATAATGGAGGATTTTGTACGCTATCCTTGAATAATGATGCTAATCATCACGTTTATAGCATTTCGGACCATGAAATTCGTTTTGTATTCAAAAGGTGGCGGCGTCGACCGAAGCCATTCTAGCTTTATTCTAAAGGAAGGACCTCTTCTTCTTAGGCTTCCTTGATTCTGGGCCTGGTGGTGGTACTAGGCGGCTTCCTACCtaagtttttcttcttcgtATGTGTCAAACGCAGGGCAACTTTGACGCATTCCCAAAATTATTATCCTAATACAGGCCCCACCTGTGGGAGAGTGGCTGTCATCGAGCCAATAGGATCCCACGTTTCTGCAAGATCGGCCAATAAGATTCCACGGTTCTGCAAGATCATCACGATATAAATTTCTCtggcaaaaggaaagaaatgaactCACGTCACGgcacaagaaagagagagcaagTTTTCGTCCTCCCTATTCATTTGCTCTCTCTCCGTTCATCTTTTTTCAGGCTTATCATTCACGCCTAACTTTGATATCTGACCCTACAAGGGCGGGCATTTCATTCAACCTCCTCTGTGATGCTCTCTCGCTGCTTGATCacctcctccctctccttcctcttcctgtTATTGGAGTCCCACCCTCTCAAGATTCTCTCCTCGTGGACATGCGCCTGCGCCTCTCTCTTCCGCAGTCGCCACCCTAGTCCCAGTCATAGTCCAGTTCAACCCCCGAGATTGTCGTCCTTGAAGGAGAAGATGAGTCCAGCTCCAGAACCAGGCAATGCAGAGGAGTCCCAAGGAGGAGCGCCGTCGCTGCTCGACTTGCCGGAGCTCGCTCTGGAATACATTCTCGAGAAGCTCCCCCCAGAGGGGCTCTTGAGCATGTCTGGGGTGTGCACAGCTTTGAGAGATAGGTGCAGGAGCGACTATTTCTGGGACAAGCACATGAAGCGGAAGTGGGACAGAGTGATTGGTCCATCAGCTTATAAGGTGTGGCAATTGTGCCTTTCTCCTAGAAGGGATAACGGTGATTCGAATCAGGGGAAGCAGAAGGGGTTGCTGAGGTTGTTTTCTCTTGTTTGGCCCTGTTCATGGGCTGGTGAGAGGATCAATATCGGTCAAGACCAGACATGCTCTCTGCCTTATGATTCATCGGTCATGTCTTGGTATATTGCCCTTGAGACTGGGAGGTTCTGGTTCCCTGCTCAAGTCTATAATCGCGAGGTATTCCACGCtgcttttatatatttttcatgatcttcGTCTGGTTTTGATTTCGAAATATCCAAGGTTGTTGATATACTTGAGTTTGCTGATGCAAATCTGTTAGGTTCAGTTCTCTTGCTCATTCTACTCTTCTTCTGTGCAAACTTCTGTCCTGTTTTGCCCTGCGATTCAGTTGAATCTTctgctctgttttcttttttgatcttCTCTGAGAATTTTTTGCTGTTGCAATTTATGCAGAATGGGCATGCTGGGTTTTTGTTGTCTTGCTATGATGCTGAGCTCAGCTATGATTTTCGAACCGACACCTTCAGAGCCAGGTATATTGCTGATGATACCTCCCTTCAAACATAACCATGAATCGTTCCAACACTTGCTGAATTGACATATTCCTACTGTATTATACTAGTATGGGTACCATCACAATCTTGTTGATTTTCGTGTTCCTGCAAGATTTAATTCCTCAGTTCATTTAGAGGCTTGATTGTTTGGATCATTTGGAATTTGGTTCTTCAGGTACCCCCCACATGGCAGGAGGGCGATGGCGCTGGAGACCGGGGTGACGTGGGAAAGGCTGAGGTCCCCTCAGGTCGATACTTCTCCACACGACCTTCACTTGTCTGATTGTTTGAAGGATCTCTGCCCCGGTGACCACGTCGAGATTCAGTGGAGAAGAAACAAAGAGTTTCCATATGGTATGCTGTTTCATCACAAGCTGTAGTTTTTCAGTCTCGATGCATCGACTTTCTGCTGAGAAGCTCGATCAATATTTCAGTAGATTGTTCGGGGTCGTTCCATTTGATCATTCATTCTTTTCTTAAATGGGTATTTGTCACTGGGACTTGAAGTAAACATAGATTTTGGAAGAAACATACGACAAGAAAAAAGTAATCCTAATCCTAGCTAGTACACTTATTGAGAAGCCAAGGACAAACGAGTTAAATGCACGTCTATGCAGTGCCAAACTCCAAAGAGGACCTATTCAACCTTCATCGTGGCACCACACTACCCCTCacctgaaattgaaattaaaattaaaattcgttGTACCTAATTCTGAGATTACTAGCTCTTGCTGGCTTGGGTCCTTCAGGCTCTTCCagtctaaaatttttatgattagtCAATGCAGTACGACATTCAACTGCATCCTGTCTTTCCCGAGACAGATTCTGAATGGCAATGTACATGACTGGATGTCGTTACGCGTATTGCAGGTTGGTGGTACGGCGTCGTCGGTCATCTGGAATCATGTAACAGGAACGAAAGTTACTGTCGTTGTTCTAGCAGCGGTGAGTTCATCATTTAGCCCTCTTTTTTCTGCAGTGGAACTCGATTCTTTGCGTTGTGTTGGCACAATCAGCACCAGAGACCACCACTTCTCAAATTGACCCCTTTTGAAAACAATATCTAGAAAAAGAAACTATAGACCGAGGCAGAGTTTTCAATGAAACCATTCATTAAATGTGAGAAGCTTTCAAAGAGGTGGATGAGATGATGATCATAAAGCTAGAACTTTCAGAGAAATAGACCGATGTCTCGGCTGCTCCGGTAGCTTTCTTGATTCCCCAGCTTTCCCATGTATGGACCACCCTCCCTTCTGGGCTAGTTTTGATTGGTGCTCTAGGCAAATGATTATCGGTGTGCCATGCTTTTCACCAACAACGTGATAAGTTGTGTCTAAGTGGAACATTAATGGCCGACCATGATGAAAGATCTCaaccttttttctctctttaagGCTCTTGTTTCTACTCGAAGTTGGAATCTCGTGGCTTTGTGgggttaatattttaataatgatCGGTATAGTTCTCTTCGATGTACCGGCGTCATATGCCATCTAAACGGATCCTAGGGCGCTGATTCTTCCTCATAAGATCCGATACACAGCTAAGAACACGAGAGAGTTGACTGCTCTTCGCCAATTCACTATATTCACTAGGCATTTTTGTAAGAATTTTGGTCACCATAGACAAAGGATGCGTTCTGGGTCGAAATGCATTAGAGGAATGTTTTCCTTGGAAACCACGATTGCTTTCATCAATCTGCTTTACAATGATGTTCCGTAAAACATTACCCACTTCATCTGTTAGCTCTTTATGGATGACCTGACAGTCGATTGATGATTTGGCAAACAGGTGCTGTGGTTCTGGAATTCAATCAGTATTCAGCAGGGTCACCGTGGAGCCGCACAACCATAGACAGGAGAAACCACAGGGAGGAAGGAAATGAGGTGGACGGATTTTATGGAGGAATCAGAAAGCTCAGGACCGACGACGAGATTTCCGCATGGAAGCGGCTCTGGCCAACTGAGCTATTAGAATAGGCTATGATCCCAACAGCCTGCTTTGAGCGCAGGGCGAGGATAAATTTGGAACAGTTTCCCATTCAAGAGGAGCTCTGTTGAATCTTTCACCAGGCGAAAGTGGCTGGATAGAAGCTGATACTCAGTCGGTTGGATGAATGTGAAAGTCTTTTTCCCCCTCTCCACCTGTGATTGAAGATTAATTTACATCTCAGCAATTCTGACGAATCGCTTTCTTTATTATGTACAGATGATATGGCATATACAAATGAAGGTGTCAAATGTGACTTTTGCCTACTCTTTGAACATCTGCTTGTTTCAATCCTAGAAACACGAATCAACCTAGCAATaattgaaccaaaagaaatagATGAACGGTAGGGGAAGTGAAGCTTGAGCAGATATAATTGATGAAAGGCGATAGTACCTCTCGTTCCTCCACTGTAATGGCTGGGCTTTTCATACATTGACAGGAGAAAAATACCTCTGAGAACAGTTCGTGGCGAGGGAAGTAATGCGTTTTTGTCGAATCAACAACTGTACGGTGTTCCTACTGAACAGGAGACGATGTTTACCTTGAACTGAGGTGCGATTGACAACACCAAAGAGCACATTCAAGATGACCATGGATTCGCCCAGAGTGCTCCTGAAAAGCCTCACAGAAACTTCACTTCACATGCATGGAGGTTTTGACCCCATAGCCCAAGCAAAGCAGCATTCTGGGTGGTAGCGGACAAGCGTCATCCGACCTGCCGTGCTCACTTCTTTGCCCTCGCTGCACTGGCCTGATGGCTTCGACCCGGCTGACCCAAAGCTCAATCTTCTCAAAATGTTTGGTTTCCTCACCGCTTCAGCTGACGGAGAATCTCCCCTCTTCTCTTTTGTCCAGAGCTCTCTCCCCATGGACGTGCTCCTTAGGAGGAACTTCTTTATCCTCTGCCTATTAGATTGTCTTGTGAATCTAGCAGACCCTCCATTTTCTTCCCCCTGATCTCTTGTGCTTATGACTTCAGGTCCTGAGAGAGCGGTGAAGGCTGGCTTGCATGGACTTGCATGGTTGTCCATCTTCACTAGCCTCACTCTCCTTGCAAATTCCACTCCCCTTGGCTCTGCCAATGCCAGCTTCCTTTGCCTCTGCGAGGTACAGAATCAATTTCTCCACGTTACTTCAGAGGCAGTAAGGATATTGGCTTATGTAGTGGTGAATGAAAATCACATTCGAAGCTAAAATAGTCTGACACGACAAGGAATTCCAAATGAAAGTCGATCCATTTATGCAAACTGAATGTTTTTAATCATATTATCACATTCCACGTGATGAAATATTTCGtcattaaattgaaaagttagcTGAGTTGGTTAAAACTCAATACCAGATTACTTTTGAGGGGTCAGCAAATCCGAGCTCCTACAAAGGCTACTTTTCTATGCTACTGCCAGGGGCCTCTTGTAGTCAGAATTGCCTGATTATGGCGGACTTGGGCAATGTCGTGAACCGATTACACTAGTAATGCTTGGACACCTAACTtgatctaaaatgaaaaatcttgaTGTTTTGATCTGGTTAAACAAAAATTCGAATacctgtttttcttcttcaggGGAGCCCGTTTGGCTGGTCTCGTCGTGGGCCGGGCCGAATTGCTCCACGGGCTCCACCTTCTTTTTAGCCCTCCAGAACTGCGCGCCGGCTTCGGCTCTCTCTTCCCCGACGCTCCCCTGCCGAGTCCACCGAGTCGACTCGCTGGGCCTCATCCCCACCGCcttgtcgccgtcgccgcctgcGCCGCCAAATCCCCTGAATGGAGACAAAGACCTGCTCCTCCGGCGGCCCGAATCTCTCTCCTCTGCCCTCACCCTCTCTAGCGCAACCTCGAACGGGTCGAAGTTGTCGTCCCACAAGCTCCTCTGCCTCGCGAGCCTCTTCCTCACGCCGGCGTAACGCGGCGACGACGCCGGAGAAGCCCCCGGCGTCTGAACCCGCGACCCGTCGGCGCCGTCGTTCTGGAGCCGCGGCGGGAGCTTTAGCGGCTTGACCTTCCAGTCGCAGAAGAGCTCGTCCGCGAACGCCATGCAAGGTGGCTCACGTGGCCTCTCTCGCGGCTGCGGCTCTTCTCGCCGCGGATGCTGCTGTCGTTTCACGGGGTTCTCAAGAACGATGTCGGCGAAGCGGCGGCTGGTCTCGAACTCGAAGTCGCCGCCGTCGTTCGAGGAGGCTCCAGGAGTGGGGGGCTCGGTCTTGGGGCTCGCGGGGGCACTGTAAAAAAACAGTGCTTCGAAGCTGCAACCGTCTGGGCTTGCGGGAGCGCTCAGATGGGTGTTGGAGGCGGCGGCGTGAGAAACCATGATCGCCATTACTAcgattttcttgaaattttctcGGCTGAGAAATTGAGGAGGGAAAATGAACGTGCCGAGTATTGCAAAGAGCTTTGGTTTGGAGGCCAACTTGGGTCTTCAACCCTTTTCTTAATCCTGAATTCAGGGGAAAAATCTTGGCCTAATATAAGAGAGAGTTTTCGTGTGCCTGCTTTTGTGGCCAAAGCAATCTTCAAAGTTTTGCATCGTAAGCTACTGCATTActaataaaatttatgtttttgtggTCCGAATAAATACTAAGATTGATTTATAAAACATAACTGGTATCCGATTAGCCGGATCTTTAGTAGGTTTACagcatataatttattttactccATGTCCACTCGAAATCTGTCGCATTCCTCGGTCTCATTCTTATTCTGTAGGCCGGTTCAAACAATCGATACGATTCCTCGTGATTGGAGGGTTCGCGTTCGTCCATGCCATGGAAGTCGCAGAGGGAAGGCCTCTGTTTTTGGCCTTATGCAAGCGCGCGGGTGTGCCGTGATCTTTCTTGTGTTCTAAGTTCTGACTTTATGGGTCGAAAACGACATGGAATTGTTCACGCCAACGCAATTTTTATATCTCGGGTTGGGCGTGATTTGCTTTATTGGTCTCTTCCGTAGTGTTGCGATCTGTTGTTGATGTCGGAGAGGTTGAAGATGCGAGGTTTCGTAATTCTCGCGGAGGACGCAAAGATACAAAGCAGGAAACGCCAGGGGACGAGTCCTACCGGTTGGAGCCAGGAGATTTGCCAGGATGAAATAGGAAAGGAGGGGTCGAGACAGGCTTCCGAGAGAGAACTGACGGCAGCAATGATCACACACCCTCTTCAGCCTACTGAAAGTGCAGCCGAGAGGTTCGAGAAAGCCACCAGAGGAATTTGACTTGATGGGATTCTCTTACAGGCTTGTGATCCTTATCTGATCCATTTACAAAAGTTACCAACTTCATAATCCAAGTTATTAGCCTACATTGGAAACCTTGCTGACCGATATAATGAGAAATGACCATCATGGAATTCTATCTCATGAAGACGGGAAAACTCAATTTCTGTTTGCTTCACGAAAATCACAAATATTTCGTAGCCAAAAACTCAGCAAGAACTCTCAATGAGTGCCATTCCTCTTCTTAGCTTGATAAACACGCCAAAGCTAATGCAAAGAAGTCAAGGGTGTAAGAgatttctcccattttttaatttccacGAGGAATTAGGAAAAACTTAGTCGTTTAATCTAATATAACTTGTTGTGGGATGTTCACGACGTGGCATGCATACATGTAACCCCATAGACAAGATAGAATTTATATCATCAATGTTGTCGTGTGAtggctttaatttttttttttttttgacatgatAGCTTGGTTTAAATCTTataatttggaatagatttgcTCTATCACACCCCCTCAAGTGAAACGGTGGCGAAGTCACTATGAACTTGTCACGTAAAATAAGAAATTGGGATTTCCATAAAGGCTTTGTCATGACATCAGCCGTTTGTGCCTGTGTAGGAATTAAACTATTAACTGCTTCTTGTTGATTAAATCACGAACAAAATGATAGTCAATTTCCATGTGCTTGGTTCGTGCATGAAAGAGGGGATTTGTGGCTAGATAGATTATCCCTACATTATCACAAAGAACAAGTGGTGATTGGTGGAGAGTGTATCGAAGATCTCGGAGGAGTTGTAATAGCCATGGTAATTTAGAGACTGCAATAGCCACCACTTTGTATTTTAATTCAATGCTTGACTAAGCAACAATAGGTTGCTTTTTAGAACTCCAGGATACCAAGTTAGGACCAAAATAAATGTAATAGCCACTAGTATACTTTCGGTCATCAGAACAAGCAGCCCGGTTAGCATCCGTAAACACAGTGAAGGTCAGTTGGCGCATAGGCCACAAGGTAATCCATCACGAGTAGTAGTTTTGAGATAGTGCAACATTTATTTGCTAGCTGACCAGTGATCCATGGTTGGACAATgcataaattgatacactttATTGACAGCAAATGATAGATTTGGCCTAGTAAGAATGAGGCATTGCAGTGTCTGAGACACTGTACTCCTATATGTGGAGGCATCATTCATTGGTTCACCACTTTGCTTCGACAACTTAGAAGCCGAGGGAGCCATAGGTGATGGGCAAGGTTTTGCATCGGCCATGCTGTGCGAGTGAGAAGAGTAGTGGGAAACTTGGATTAAGTGAGGGACAGCCCGATAGAGGATCCGTAGGCTTCGATACTAGGATTGTAGGATAGATTTCCCAAATCATTAATTGCAAACTTAGTGCCAAGTCGAGTGATTAATTCAGTGATGGAAGAGGTAGAACTCCTAGTAATGATAATATTGTTAACATATATTAAAAGAAGTAGAATATGGTTAGATTTAAATTGAATGAATAATGAAGAGTCAGTAGCAGAGGTAACAAACCCGATGAATAATAGGTATGAACTTAGCTGAGAAAATCAAGCTCCATATAGAGCTTTTCAAAAAAGACATAGATGGCCAAGATAATGTGAATCAACAAATCCTAGGGGTTGCTTCATATAGACTTGTTCTTTAATGGGTCAATGGAGGAGTGCATTCTTGATATCCAATTGGCATAGAGACCAATTATCTATAACAACTAAGAAGAGAACAACTCGAATCGTTGTCGGTTTGATGATTGGATTGAAAGTTTTATCATAGTCTAAGCTAGCTTGTTGAGTAAAGCCATTCGCAATAAGTCATGCTTTGTATCTATCAACGGAGCCATCATTGGTTTTTAGTTGATAAATCCACTTGTAGTTGACCACATCATGgaaggatgatgatgaactaGTTCCTAAGCGTTATTTTGAATGAGAGCATTAAATTCACTGGCCATAACTTGATGCCACTTAAGGTCTTTGTTTGCAACACGGGTGGGTTCACTTGGTGTCAAGCTTAAGTGAAAACAAGAATACATGAGGTGATTAATGGATAGaaaaacttttgatttatgaATGTTATTTTTTAGATGAGTGACCATTGGATGGGTAGAACTTCGCAATTGAGGTTGAGAAGATAGTATGAGTGGAgcttttggagaagaagatccACATGGAATTGTGGAAGTAAAAGATTGTTGAAGTGGTGATGAGGAATTACCCTTGATGTTAGATGGATGTAATGGAATTGATGTGGTAATGGACACCCCTTGAAGCTGTGGGGGCTTAATAAAGGGATAGTTAATGCAAGCAAGGGTACTTGGCAATGGTGATGACAATTGACTAGATTCTAGTTTAGCCAATGGGAACAAGTGCTCATGGAAAATCACATGGCGAGAAACATATCTTCGGTTAGTGCTGCGATGCAGACAACGATAACCACGGTGATGAGTAGAATAATCAATAAAGGCACATTGCATTGTCATATTATCAAGTTTATGGCAGTAGAAGGGGGCAACCAAAGGTAGCAAGCACATCAAAAAACATGCAATTGTAAATAATCAGGTTTCTAGCCAAACAATTTCTCATAAGGAGACCATCCACTCAACGTCGTTGTAACTATGCGGTTAATCATTAAGACTGCAATGAGGAAAGCATCGGCCCAATATAGATGAGGAACAAAAGCTCAAGTAAGCAATGTGATGCCAAATTACACAATGTGATGATGCTTGTGCTCAACCCGACCTTTTGTTCATGTGTGTGTAGGCATCAAAGATGATGTAGGATGTTGCGAAAACGAAGGTAAGGATCAAATTTCTTATACTCACCACGTCCATCAGTTTGAAGGGCATTAATCTtgcaattaaaatatttttccactTGAGATTTAAATTGCACAAAAGTAGAGAGAGCATCATATTTCATAGTAAGTGGAACA
The nucleotide sequence above comes from Eucalyptus grandis isolate ANBG69807.140 chromosome 2, ASM1654582v1, whole genome shotgun sequence. Encoded proteins:
- the LOC104433890 gene encoding F-box protein At2g32560, with translation MLSRCLITSSLSFLFLLLESHPLKILSSWTCACASLFRSRHPSPSHSPVQPPRLSSLKEKMSPAPEPGNAEESQGGAPSLLDLPELALEYILEKLPPEGLLSMSGVCTALRDRCRSDYFWDKHMKRKWDRVIGPSAYKVWQLCLSPRRDNGDSNQGKQKGLLRLFSLVWPCSWAGERINIGQDQTCSLPYDSSVMSWYIALETGRFWFPAQVYNRENGHAGFLLSCYDAELSYDFRTDTFRARYPPHGRRAMALETGVTWERLRSPQVDTSPHDLHLSDCLKDLCPGDHVEIQWRRNKEFPYGWWYGVVGHLESCNRNESYCRCSSSGAVVLEFNQYSAGSPWSRTTIDRRNHREEGNEVDGFYGGIRKLRTDDEISAWKRLWPTELLE
- the LOC120290888 gene encoding uncharacterized protein LOC120290888, which encodes MAIMVSHAAASNTHLSAPASPDGCSFEALFFYSAPASPKTEPPTPGASSNDGGDFEFETSRRFADIVLENPVKRQQHPRREEPQPRERPREPPCMAFADELFCDWKVKPLKLPPRLQNDGADGSRVQTPGASPASSPRYAGVRKRLARQRSLWDDNFDPFEVALERVRAEERDSGRRRSRSLSPFRGFGGAGGDGDKAVGMRPSESTRWTRQGSVGEERAEAGAQFWRAKKKVEPVEQFGPAHDETSQTGSPEEEKQRQRKLALAEPRGVEFARRVRLVKMDNHASPCKPAFTALSGPEVISTRDQGEENGGSARFTRQSNRQRIKKFLLRSTSMGRELWTKEKRGDSPSAEAVRKPNILRRLSFGSAGSKPSGQCSEGKEVSTAGRMTLVRYHPECCFAWAMGSKPPCM